From Streptomyces sp. NBC_00237, a single genomic window includes:
- a CDS encoding amidohydrolase family protein, which translates to MTERDPYLIISSDCHAGLPTERYRPYLDSAFHRAFDDFLGQRDARREEMTRLGVRNEAFAAQWFQDNEEGLRGGWDSAQRLKELDGDGVAAEVVFPDADAVDSQTAAPFGVGLGLSGDQDPELGMAGAQAHNRWLADFVGEHPERHCGVALLPITGDVGKVVAEVHRAKESGLGALMIPSMWVDKAPYHDRRYDPVWAAAAETGMPIVTHSGAAPRHEYGDHLGIYVSEVTWWPARPLWFLLWSGVFERHPGLTFGVAESGCWWLPNQLWFMDRLYLGAHGGKKLSPFEELKRPPSEYLDRQVFVCATNTKRRELAQRYEIGVDNILWGSDFPHPEGTWPKTREWLRNTFHDIPVTETRRMLGLAAADVFGFDTGKLAPLARRIGPTPDDLGQPQDQAAVEQSWAKSREVGRHWLTGNDFPQIGVV; encoded by the coding sequence GTGACCGAACGAGACCCCTACCTGATCATTTCCTCCGACTGTCACGCCGGGCTGCCCACCGAGCGGTACCGGCCCTATCTGGACAGCGCCTTCCACCGCGCCTTCGACGACTTCCTCGGGCAGCGCGACGCCCGCCGCGAGGAGATGACCCGCCTCGGCGTCCGCAACGAGGCATTCGCCGCCCAGTGGTTCCAGGACAACGAGGAAGGTCTGCGCGGCGGCTGGGACAGCGCCCAGCGCCTCAAGGAGCTGGACGGCGACGGAGTGGCCGCCGAGGTCGTCTTCCCGGACGCCGACGCCGTCGACAGCCAGACCGCGGCCCCCTTCGGCGTCGGCCTCGGCCTCTCCGGCGACCAGGACCCGGAGCTGGGCATGGCGGGCGCACAGGCGCACAACCGCTGGCTGGCGGACTTCGTCGGCGAGCACCCCGAACGCCACTGCGGCGTGGCCCTGCTGCCGATCACCGGCGACGTCGGCAAGGTCGTCGCCGAGGTGCACCGGGCCAAGGAGTCCGGTCTCGGCGCGCTGATGATCCCCTCCATGTGGGTCGACAAGGCCCCGTACCACGACCGGCGTTACGACCCGGTGTGGGCGGCCGCCGCCGAGACGGGCATGCCGATCGTCACCCACTCCGGTGCCGCGCCCCGCCACGAGTACGGCGACCACCTGGGCATCTACGTCAGCGAGGTGACGTGGTGGCCCGCCCGCCCCCTGTGGTTCCTGCTCTGGTCGGGGGTGTTCGAGCGGCACCCCGGCCTGACGTTCGGGGTCGCCGAGTCGGGCTGCTGGTGGCTGCCGAACCAGCTGTGGTTCATGGACCGGCTCTACCTGGGCGCGCACGGCGGCAAGAAGCTCTCCCCGTTCGAGGAGCTGAAGCGCCCGCCGAGCGAATACCTCGACCGCCAGGTGTTCGTCTGCGCCACGAACACCAAGAGGCGCGAGCTGGCACAGCGCTACGAGATCGGTGTCGACAACATCCTCTGGGGCAGCGACTTCCCGCACCCGGAAGGCACCTGGCCCAAGACCCGCGAGTGGCTCAGGAACACCTTCCACGACATCCCCGTCACCGAGACCCGCCGCATGCTCGGCCTCGCGGCGGCGGACGTCTTCGGCTTCGACACCGGGAAGCTGGCGCCGCTCGCCCGCCGGATCGGGCCGACCCCCGACGACCTGGGACAGCCACAGGACCAGGCGGCCGTGGAGCAGTCCTGGGCGAAGTCCCGGGAGGTGGGCCGCCACTGGCTCACCGGGAACGACTTTCCGCAGATCGGGGTCGTGTGA
- a CDS encoding amidohydrolase family protein: MDRTASSHYTVISADCHAGADLLDYKPYLEKKHHADFDAWAATYTNPYEDLLADTADRNWNSARRLAELEADGIVAEVVFPNTIPPFFPTASLMAPAPTREEYEQRWAGLRAHNRWLADFCADAPGRRAGVAQILLNDVEEAVREIRRTHEAGLTGGVLLPGAPPGSGIPELYAASYDPIWAVCAELGIPVNHHGGSASPPLGDEPAARAVFMVETTWFSHRALWHLIFGGAFKRHPDLTLVLTEQGSGWIPGVVEMLDYYHSRLVAAATGAATAESKFGAGLAASMGDSPSEVWRDNCFVGASFMRPHEVPLRHRIGLDKIMWGSDYPHDEGTAPYSREGLRIAYAGLPREEVAAMVGGNAARVYGFDLELLDAVAAQVGPTVGEIAQPLEKVPSDATSPAFAPGGSVRVW; this comes from the coding sequence ATGGACCGGACCGCGTCATCTCACTACACCGTGATATCCGCCGACTGCCACGCCGGAGCCGACCTCCTCGACTACAAGCCGTACCTGGAGAAGAAGCACCACGCCGACTTCGACGCCTGGGCGGCCACCTACACCAACCCCTACGAGGACCTCCTCGCCGACACCGCCGACCGCAACTGGAACTCCGCCCGCCGCCTCGCCGAGCTGGAGGCCGACGGCATCGTCGCCGAGGTCGTCTTCCCGAACACCATCCCGCCGTTCTTCCCCACCGCCTCCCTGATGGCGCCCGCGCCCACCCGGGAGGAGTACGAACAGCGGTGGGCCGGGCTGCGCGCCCACAACCGGTGGCTCGCCGACTTCTGCGCGGACGCCCCCGGGCGCAGGGCGGGCGTCGCGCAGATCCTCCTCAACGACGTGGAGGAGGCCGTCCGCGAGATCCGCCGCACCCACGAGGCGGGCCTGACGGGCGGTGTGCTCCTCCCCGGCGCCCCGCCGGGCTCCGGCATCCCGGAGCTGTACGCGGCCTCGTACGACCCCATCTGGGCCGTCTGCGCGGAGCTGGGCATCCCGGTCAACCACCACGGCGGCTCCGCGTCCCCGCCGCTCGGCGACGAACCGGCCGCGCGCGCCGTGTTCATGGTCGAGACGACGTGGTTCTCGCACCGCGCGCTCTGGCACCTGATCTTCGGCGGGGCCTTCAAACGGCACCCGGACCTCACGCTGGTCCTCACCGAGCAGGGTTCCGGCTGGATACCCGGCGTCGTCGAGATGCTGGACTACTACCACTCCCGGCTCGTCGCGGCGGCGACCGGGGCGGCCACCGCCGAGTCCAAGTTCGGTGCCGGGCTCGCCGCTTCGATGGGCGACAGCCCCAGCGAGGTGTGGCGGGACAACTGCTTCGTCGGGGCCAGCTTCATGCGCCCCCACGAGGTGCCCCTGCGCCACCGCATCGGCCTCGACAAGATCATGTGGGGCAGCGACTACCCGCACGACGAGGGCACCGCCCCGTACTCGCGGGAGGGCCTGCGCATCGCCTACGCCGGGCTGCCCCGGGAAGAGGTCGCCGCGATGGTGGGTGGGAACGCCGCGCGGGTGTACGGATTCGACCTGGAGCTGCTCGACGCGGTGGCCGCCCAGGTGGGCCCCACCGTCGGGGAGATCGCCCAGCCCCTGGAGAAGGTGCCGTCGGACGCCACCAGCCCCGCCTTCGCACCGGGCGGGTCGGTACGCGTCTGGTGA
- a CDS encoding VIT family protein, with the protein MTDDMTDEKGTYEPHHEDLGSRLNWLRAGVLGANDGIVSTAGLVVGVAGATDSRSALLTAGMAGLFAGSLSMAAGEYVSVSTQRDSEKAAVELEKKELREQPEEELAELAQLLRSRGLSPEVAEESARQLTERDALRAHARVELNIDPDALANPWHAAWASFVAFTVGALLPLLAIILPPQSWRLPVTVISVLVALACTGWGSARLGAAPAGPAVVRTMAGGALAMGVTYLVGTLLGSTGG; encoded by the coding sequence ATGACGGACGACATGACGGACGAAAAGGGCACGTACGAGCCCCACCACGAGGACCTCGGCTCCCGCCTGAACTGGCTGCGGGCCGGGGTCCTCGGCGCCAACGACGGCATCGTCTCCACGGCGGGCCTCGTCGTCGGCGTCGCCGGAGCCACCGACTCCCGCAGCGCGCTCCTCACCGCGGGCATGGCCGGACTCTTCGCGGGCTCCCTGTCCATGGCGGCCGGCGAGTACGTCTCGGTGTCGACGCAGCGCGACTCGGAGAAGGCGGCCGTCGAACTGGAGAAGAAGGAACTGCGCGAACAGCCCGAGGAGGAGCTCGCCGAACTCGCCCAGCTCCTTCGGAGCCGCGGTCTCTCCCCGGAGGTCGCCGAGGAGTCCGCCCGGCAGCTCACCGAACGCGACGCCCTGCGCGCGCACGCGCGCGTGGAGCTCAACATCGACCCCGACGCGCTCGCCAACCCCTGGCACGCCGCCTGGGCCAGCTTCGTCGCCTTCACCGTCGGTGCCCTGCTGCCGCTGCTGGCGATCATCCTGCCGCCGCAGTCCTGGCGACTGCCGGTGACGGTGATCTCCGTACTGGTGGCACTGGCCTGCACCGGCTGGGGGAGCGCCAGGCTGGGAGCGGCTCCGGCGGGGCCCGCCGTGGTGCGGACGATGGCGGGAGGGGCGCTCGCGATGGGAGTGACGTATCTGGTGGGCACCCTGCTGGGTTCGACGGGCGGATAG
- a CDS encoding Clp protease N-terminal domain-containing protein: MREERTPPSTPRFDALVAEAGRIAVGLGHRHTGAEHLMMALLRDPDAVPTQVLAELVDPAEIDKRLLTLVTSPTYHENRHTDRPHS, translated from the coding sequence ATGCGAGAAGAGCGAACTCCCCCTTCCACGCCCCGATTCGACGCCCTCGTCGCGGAGGCCGGGCGGATCGCCGTGGGGCTCGGTCACCGGCACACCGGTGCCGAGCACCTCATGATGGCGCTCCTGCGCGACCCCGACGCCGTACCCACACAGGTCCTCGCCGAACTCGTCGACCCCGCCGAGATCGACAAGCGGCTGCTGACCCTGGTCACGTCACCGACGTACCACGAGAACCGGCACACGGACCGTCCGCACTCCTGA
- a CDS encoding sterol desaturase family protein, which translates to MPNLPDVVLWSIPAFVLLTVLEIVSYRLHPDDDAEGYTTKDAATSISMGIGSIGFDFLWKIPIVAIYTAVYELTPARIPVLWWTIPLMLLAQDFFYYWSHRGHHVVRILWACHVVHHSSRKFNFTTALRQPWTTLTVWPFYLPLIVAGVHPAALAFCSSANLVYQFWVHTERVGKLPRPVEYVLNTPSHHRVHHASQGGYLDRNFGGILIIWDRIFRSFVSESDRPVYGLTKNIETYNPLRVATHEYAAIARDVRAASTWRERAGRVFGGPGWQPKDTAAPTSAGGPVAPSTQPVRAQAAVAPAPADAAVAPAPGGAAPGATVPGQQSEPAA; encoded by the coding sequence ATGCCGAACCTGCCCGATGTCGTGCTGTGGTCCATCCCGGCCTTCGTTCTGCTCACCGTGCTCGAAATCGTGAGCTACCGCCTGCACCCCGACGACGACGCCGAGGGGTACACGACCAAAGACGCCGCCACCAGCATCTCGATGGGGATCGGCAGCATCGGCTTCGACTTCCTGTGGAAGATCCCGATCGTGGCGATCTACACGGCCGTGTACGAGCTGACGCCCGCGCGCATACCGGTGCTCTGGTGGACGATCCCCCTGATGCTGCTCGCGCAGGACTTCTTCTACTACTGGTCGCACCGGGGCCACCACGTCGTCCGCATCCTGTGGGCCTGCCACGTCGTCCACCACTCCAGCCGGAAGTTCAACTTCACCACCGCGCTGCGCCAGCCCTGGACGACGCTCACCGTCTGGCCGTTCTACCTGCCGCTGATCGTCGCGGGGGTCCACCCGGCAGCCCTCGCGTTCTGCTCGTCCGCGAACCTCGTGTACCAGTTCTGGGTGCACACCGAGCGGGTCGGCAAGCTGCCGCGGCCTGTTGAGTACGTGCTCAACACGCCCTCGCACCACCGGGTGCACCACGCCTCGCAGGGCGGCTATCTCGACCGCAACTTCGGCGGCATCCTGATCATTTGGGACCGGATCTTCCGATCGTTCGTGTCCGAATCGGACCGCCCTGTCTACGGTCTGACGAAAAACATCGAAACCTACAACCCCCTGCGCGTCGCCACCCACGAGTACGCGGCCATCGCCCGCGACGTGCGCGCGGCGAGCACCTGGCGGGAGCGCGCGGGGCGCGTCTTCGGCGGCCCCGGCTGGCAGCCGAAGGACACGGCCGCGCCCACCAGCGCCGGAGGCCCGGTCGCGCCGTCCACGCAGCCTGTCCGCGCGCAGGCCGCTGTCGCGCCTGCTCCGGCCGACGCCGCCGTCGCGCCCGCCCCCGGCGGCGCCGCCCCTGGGGCCACCGTCCCCGGCCAGCAGTCGGAGCCCGCCGCGTGA